One genomic region from Apteryx mantelli isolate bAptMan1 chromosome 7, bAptMan1.hap1, whole genome shotgun sequence encodes:
- the ARHGAP19 gene encoding rho GTPase-activating protein 19 has translation MADAICNFVICNDSSLRSQPIIFNPDFFVEKLRHEKPEVFTELVVSNITRLIDLPGAELAQLMGEEDPKLPGGNSIASGFLRSLMSLKRKEKGVVFGSPLTEEGIAQVSQLIEYLHKHLRAEGLFRVPGNSIRQQILKDALNSGTDIDLDSGEFHSNDVATLLKMFLGELPEPLLTHKHFHAHLKIADLTLFDEKGNKTSTPDKERQIEALQLLFLILPAPNRSLLKLLLDLLYQTAKKQDKNKMSAHNLALMFAPHILWPRNVTANDLQENITKLNNGVTFMIKHSQKLFKAPAYIRECARLHYLGSRAHASKDDLDLLTSPSSKELQPLKSQKRSRLDPCHQEETQQRTEEALKELFRHVHNMPDSAKKKKLIRQFNKHPTALTPGSDVRTPPAQRRTRSRSFSGLIKRKVLGTPVIMERKSRDVTPEPERASKENIHLLQKCGSPAHVSQAKLKFLEGRKEDSCRRVRARLLSKESSSL, from the exons ATGGC TGATGCCATCTGCAATTTTGTCATTTGCAATGACTCCTCCCTCCGCAGCCAGCCGATCATCTTCAATCCTGACTTCTTTGTGGAGAAGCTGCGCCATGAAAAACCGGAAGTGTTCACAGAGCTCGTGGTCAGCAACATCACCAGGCTTATTGACTTgcctggggcagagctggcccagcTGATGGGAGAGGAAGACCCAAAGCTGCCCGGGGGAAACAGCATAGCCTCTGGATTTTTGCGTTCCCTGATGTCTCTGAAACGCAAAG AGAAAGGGGTGGTGTTTGGCTCACCGCTGACAGAAGAAGGCATTGCACAGGTTTCCCAGCTAATTGAATATCTGCACAAAC ATCTACGAGCAGAAGGCTTGTTTCGGGTGCCAGGCAACAGCATCAGGCAACAAATCCTAAAGGATGCTCTGAACAGTGGTACAGATATTGACCTGGACTCTGGGGAGTTTCATTCCAATGATGTGGCAACCCTGCTGAAGATGTTCTTGGGCGAATTACCAGAGCCCCTGCTGACACACAAGCACTTCCATGCCCACCTCAAAATTGCAG ACTTGACGCTGTTTGATGAGAAGGGGAATAAGACTAGCACTCCAGACAAAGAGCGCCAAATCGAAGCCCTCCAGCTGCTGTTCTTGATCCTTCCTGCGCCCAACCGCAGCCTGCTCAAACTACTGCTGGATTTGCTCTACCAGACAGCCAAGAAGCAGGACAAGAACAAGATGTCTGCCCACAATCTTGCCCTCATGTTTGCACCCCACATCCTGTGGCCCAGAAAT GTGACAGCAAATGACCTGCAGGAGAATATCACAAAGCTAAACAACGGAGTGACCTTCATGATCAAACACTCACAGAAACTCTTCAAA GCCCCAGCTTACATCCGGGAATGTGCCAGGCTCCACTATCTTGGATCCAGAGCCCACGCATCAAAG GATGACCTGGATCTGCTGACCTCTCCCAGCTCCAAGGAGCTGCAGCCTCTCAAGTCTCAGAAGCGAAGCCGACTGGACCCTTGCCATCAGGAGGAGACCCAGCAGCGCACAGAGGAGGCACTGAAGGAGCTTTTCCGCCATGTCCACAATATGCCTGACTCTGCAAAGAAGAAGAAGCTCATTCGGCAG TTTAATAAGCATCCTACAGCTCTCACTCCTGGCTCTGATGTACGCACACCCCCAGCACAAAGACGCACCCGCTCACGCTCCTTCAGCGGTCTCATTAAG CGGAAGGTTTTGGGAACACCGGTTATCAtggagaggaagagcagggaTGTTACGCCAGAGCCGGAGCGAGCTAGCAAAGAGAACATCCACCTG TTACAGAAATGTGGCTCTCCAGCTCATGTGTCCCAAGCAAAGCTGAAGTTTTTAGAGGGCCGGAAAGAG GACTCCTGTAGACGCGTGCGAGCCCGCCTGCTTTCCAAGGAGTCATCGTCCCTCTGA